The Paenarthrobacter aurescens region GTACCAGATGGCACGCATGTCAGTGGCCGACGGATTGGTCATGACCATCCACCCGGGCTCCTACCGGAACCACCATGGCCCCACCTTCGAGTCCTTTGGCGCAGACACCGGCCACGATATTCCGTTCGCGGTGAACTACACCGAGGCCATCCGTCCGTTGCTGCAGGACTTCGGCACGGCCAAGGATTTCCATCTGGTGCTCTTCACCCTCGATGAGACCGTCTTCTCCCGTGAACTCGCTCCATTGGCCGGCTTCTACCCGTCCGTGTACATCGGCGCACCGTGGTGGTTCCTCGATGCCCCGGATGCCATGTTGCGCTTCCGCTCCGCAGTTACGGAAACCGCCGGCTTCTCGCGGTCCTCCGGCTTCATCGATGACACCCGCGCCTTCTGCTCCATCCCCGCACGGCACGACGCCTCCCGGAGGATCGAAGCGTCCTTCCTCGCGCGCCTTGTGGCCGAGCACCGCGTTACTGAAGACCGGGCGCACGAGCTGATCCTCGACGTCGTCGATTCCTCGCCCCGCAGGGTGTTCAAGCTATGAGCGCCGAACTGCCGCGCCTTGGCCGCGACGTTATGCCCCAGCCCAAGGCTCCCGTGCGCATGGTGCACCTGGGCCTGGGCGCTTTCCACCGTTCGCACCAGGCCTGGTACACGCAGCACGCCGGCGATGCGGGGAAGTGGGGCATTGCCTCCTTCACTGGTCGGCGTCCGGATGCTGCCGAGGTTCTGGCGGCCCAAGACGGACTGTTCACCATTGTGGAGCGCTCCGATGCGGGGGATTCGTTCGAGGTTGTGCGCAGCATTGTGGAAGCCGTGGATGGCGCCGATGTGCAGCGCCTGGTGGAACTGGTAGCGGCGACCCAAACCGCTGTGGTCACGCTGACCATCACCGAAGCCGCCTACGGGTTTGGCGCGGACGACGTGACGCTGCTGCGTGCCGGCGAAAAGCCCACGACGCCGTTGGGGCGCCTGGTCCGCGGCCTCGCCGCCCGCAGGGACGCCGACGCCGGTCCCCTCGCCGTGGTCTCCTGCGACAACCTCTCGGACAACGGCAACGTAGCGCGCCATGCGGTAGCGAACCTTGCCCGGGAGGTGGACGCCGGTCTGGCGGACTGGATTGATGCCAACGTCAGTTTCGTGAGCACCTCAGTGGACAGGATCACCCCGCGCACCACCGCCGACGACGTTCAGCTGGTGGCCCGCAAGTGCGGCTACCGGGATGAAGCGCCGGTTGTGGCCGAGCCCTTCCGTAACTGGGTGCTCAGCGGAGACTTTCCTGCCGGTCGCCCCCGTTGGGAGGACGCCGGCGCGCTCTTCGTGGACCACATAGAGCCTTACGAGAACCGGAAGCTCTGGCTCCTCAACGGCGCACACTCCATCCTGGCTTACGCCGGACAGCTCCGCGGACACACAACTGTTGCCGAAGCCCTGGCTGATCCCGTGTGCTTGCATGCTGTGGAGGAGTTCTGGGATGAAGCATCCCGCCACCTTGCCGGCGACGATCTGCGCATTCCTGAGTACAGGGCCGCCTTGCTGGACCGCTTTGGTAACTCGCGGATCGCCCACCACTTGGCCCAAATCGCCATGGATGCCAGCACCAAACTCCGGATGCGGGCCATCCCCGTGCTCCGGGCTGAGCGTGCTGCGGGCCGGAGTGGCGAGGGCGCAGCCCGGATGATTGCGGCGTGGGCCGCGTACGTGGACTCAAACCCCGGATTGCAGGACCCGCAATCGGAGGCAGTAGCCGTGGCCAACAAAGAGGTGGGCTCTGAGCGCATCGCTGCCCTCGTAGCGTTGCTGGATGCTGAGCTCGCCCGGGACTCCGCGGTAGTTGAGCTCGTCCATAAGCTCAGCATTAGCTTTGCACCGGAAGTTTCAGCTAACGCTGGTACTGCGGCGTAGGAATCGATATGCGAGGTGGTCCGGGCCCTGGGGTTTCAGGTGCCCGGGCCGTCGTCGTTTAACGCCGCTGGCGTTTGGGACGTGGGTTCCCCATGCGTTGTGGGGCCCGCTCTGCGTGCCTTGGCGTGAATTTAGGGCGCAGAGCGGGCCTCGCAACGGGAGATATTTGGTGTAACTTTCAATGAAATATTTAGGCAACCGATTGCCAAACGCTTGCCAAGGTGACTAGAGTTACATCAGCTGCACAACCGGTCCCCTTCCAGTGATCGCCCTCGGGGATTCAATCCCCCCGCGAAGTCCACTGTCGAGTCGGCTCGGACCGCAATGACGCGAAGGGTAAAGGAGCCCGCATTGAAAAAGCTCAGCAAACTCAGCATCGCCGGCTATGGTGCCGGCGATGCCGCCAACAATCTTGCCTTCACCACCGCCACGATGTTCCTGCTGGTGTACTACACGGACGTCGCAGGAATTTCGGCGGCCGCGGCCGGCACGCTTCTCCTGGTGGTGAGGATCTTTGACGCGTTCGCCGATGTCTTCGCCGGCCGTATGGTTGACCGCTCCTACAGCAAACGCTTTGGAAAATTCAGGCCGTTCATTATGTTCGGCTCCATTCCGCTCCTGCTCCTCAGTGTGGCCACGTTCTCCGTGCCGCAATTGGGTGAGACGGGCACCTTGCTCTACGCCTATGTGAGCTACGCGGCCCTGGGGTTGGCGTATTCCCTGGTCAACATCCCGTATGGCTCGCTGGCCGGGGCCATGACGCAGGACCCGGGGGAGCGCGCCAAGCTGGGATCCGCCCGCACGGTGGGTGCACTGTTGGTGGGTTCGGCCCTGGGCATCTTCGTTGCTCCACTGATCAAGCCGGGTGCCGACCTCCAAGCCACCTTCACCACCATCACGCTGGCCTTCGTGGTGATCGGTGCGGCGTTGTACTTCTTCACTGTCCTCACGGCCAGGGAACGCGTTCACCGCACTGTTCCGAACGTTTCGTTCAAACAGAGCATGGACACCTTGAGGACCAACCGCCCGCTGCTCATGCTGTGCCTGAGCTCGTTCCTCTTCCTGACCGGCTACATGGCGTTGTCCTCCGTTCAGCTCTACTACCTCCGCGATGTGCTGGGTCGCTTGGATCTGTTTCCAGTGGTGGCCATAGTCCAGCTGGTGATGACCTTGGCCCTTGCACCTTTGATGCCGCGGTTGGTCCGCAAGCTGGGCAAAAAGAATGTGTATATGGCTGCCGGAGCGCTCTCCATGGTGGGCGGAGCTATTGTTTTCTTCTCTCCTCCCTCCATGGTCTGGGTTGGATTCACCGGGCTGGTGGTCAGCCTGCTGGGCGTCATGGCTGTAAACATCGTGGTGTGGGCTTTGGAGGCCGACACTGTGGAGTATGGCGAGTGGAAAACCGGCGTCCGCACCGAGGGAATCACCTACGCGCTGTTTTCCTTCACCCGCAAGACCGGCCAAGCCGTGGGCGGCGCCCTGGCCGCCTATTGCCTCGCCGTGGGCGGGTACAAGTCGGGCACGGTTCAGAGCGCGGAAGCCATGCAGGGAATTCAATTCGCCGCCGGGGCGCTGCCCGCCATCATGACCATTCTGGCCATAGCGGTGATGGCCAAGTACAAGCTCACGGACGCGGTGCATGCGCAGATTGTGGGAGAGATCCGCGCTCGCCGTTCCGAGGAGGCCTTGAAGGTTAGCCAAAAAGACTAGGCAACCGGTTGCCACTGGATGCAATCCAACCTAAAATCGTACTTAATCTCAACCAGCCACCTCCCGAAAGGAAAAGCTGTGAAAATCATTGCCGCTGAAGTCTTTGTGACCAGCCCGTCCCGTAACTTTGTTACCTTGCGTATCACCACGGAGGACGGTGTGACGGGCATTGGTGACGCCACGCTCAACGGCCGTGAACTGGCCGTCGCCGCGTACCTCAAGGAGCACGTGGCGCAGCTGCTCATCGGCAAGGATCCGCACCGGATCGAGGACACCTGGCAGTTCCTCTACCGCAGCTCATACTGGCGCCGTGGCCCCGTGACCATGGCGGCGATTGCCGCCGTCGACATGGCGCTGTGGGACATCAAGGGCAAGTTCGCCGGGATGCCGGTGTACCAGCTGCTGGGTGGCGCTTCCCGCAACGGTTTGCGGGCCTACGGCCACGCGTCCGGCGCGGACATTCCCTCGCTGTTCGACTCCGTTCGGGAGCACCTGGAACTGGGCTACAAGTCCATCCGCATCCAGACCGCCATCCCCGGCATCAAAGCCGTGTACGGTGTTGCCGCGCAGGCACAGGCCTCGGGTGAACGCTACGACTACGAGCCCGCCGGCCGTGGCGCGTTCCCGCAGGAAGAGGACTGGGATACCCGCGCCTACCTGCGCCACCTGCCCACCGTGTTTGAAGCCGTGCGGAACGAATTCGGCCCGGAAATCCCGCTGCTGCACGACGGCCACCACCGCATGACGCCCATCCAGGCCGCCAAACTCGGCAAGGCGCTGGAGCCGTACGACCTCTTCTGGCTGGAAGACTGCACCCCGGCCGAGAACCAGGAAGGCCTGCGCCTGGTCCGCCAGCACACCACCACGCCGCTGGCCATCGGCGAAATCTTCAACACCGTGTTCGACTTCCAGACCCTCATCAAAGAACAGCTGATCGATTACGTTCGGGCTGCATCCACCCACTTTGGCGGCATTTCACCGCTGAAGAAGGTCATGGACTTCGCGGCCCAGTACCAGATCAAGTCCGGCTTCCACGGTCCCACCGATATTTCGCCCGTAGGTTTCGCCGCCCAGCTCCACGTGGGCCTGGCCATCCACAACTACGGCATCCAGGAATACATGCAGCACTCGGACAAGACCAACGAGGTCTTCCAGCAGTCAATGACCTTCAAGGACGGCTACCTGCACCCCGGCGATAACCCCGGCATTGGCGTCGAATTCAACGAAGAAGCCGCTGCTGCCTTCCCGTACCAGCAGGCCTACCTGCCGTACAACCGCCTCGTGGACGGCACTGTTCATGACTGGTAAATCAGATTCTGGTGCTCGCCACCACATCGTGGTCATGGGTGTGGCCGGTTGCGGGAAAAGCACCGTAGGTGCTGCGCTCGCCGAGCGTCTGGGCGCTGAATTTCTCGACGGCGATTCGCTGCACCCCCAGGCGAACATCGAGAAGATGGCTTCGGGTACTCCGCTGAACGACGACGACCGCGCACCATGGTTGGCCGAAATCGGGAGGCGATTCCCGGCGTCGGACTCTTCACTTGTCATCGCGTGCAGCGCGCTCAAGCGCAGCTACCGGGACATTATCCGGAGCGCCGATCCGTCGGTGGTGTTTGTGCATCTGCACGGGACCCGCGAGCTGCTGAACGCGCGCATGACTGCCCGCCCCGGCCACTTCATGCCGGCCTCGCTGCTGGATTCGCAACTGGCAACACTGGAGCCCTTGCAGTCCGACGAAGGCGGGGTGGTTGTGAACATTGCCCAATCCGTGGAGGACATCGTGGATGACGTGACCTCGGCCTTGAGCGGCAAGGGATCGTTCCTTGTGGACCTCACAGCGGCCCCGTTCAACCTCGACGACGCCGCGGTGGAGTGGGTGGAGGCGACCATCGGCTCCATGACGCTGGAAGAGAAGATCGGCCAGCTGTTCATCAACCACAACAATGATTACTCCCCGGCGTACCTGGATGGCGTGCTGGAGAACTTCCACGTGGGCGGCATGCGCTACCGTCCCGGTCCGTCGTCGGCCGTGCAGGAACACATCCGTTACGCCCAGTCCAAGACCCGGATCCCGTTGCTGATTGCGTCCAACCCGGAAATGGGCGGCGCAGGCAGCTGCGACGACGGCACGTTCGTGTCCACCCACCTGCAGGCCGGTTCGCATCCCGATAAGAACATTGCCCGGCAGATGGGCCAAGTGGCCGGCGTTGAAACTGCTGCGCTGGGCTGTAACTGGGCCTTCGCGCCGATCGTGGACATCCACTACAACTGGCGGAACACGGTCATCTCCACGCGGGCTTTCGGCAACACCCCGGACATTGTGGTGGAACGGGCCAAGGAGTACTTCGACGGCATCAGCGAATCACCCACTGTCTGCGCCATGAAGCACTTCCCCGGCGACGGTATTGATGAGCGCGATCAGCACGTGGTCACCTCGTACAACACGCTTGGATACGACGAGTGGAACAAGACCTATGGGCACGTGTACCGCGAGATGATCGGGCACGGCGTGCAGTCGATCATGGTGGGTCACATCGGTGCGCCGGAGGTGTCCCGGCATTTCCGTCCCGGCCTGGCGGATTCCGAGGTGTTGCCCGCAACGCTGGCTCCGGAACTGTTACAGGACCTGCTGCGGGGCGAGCTCGGCTTCAACGGGCTGGTCCTCACGGACGCTTCCTTGATGGTGGGCCTGACGCAGGCCATGAAGCGGCGCGATCTGGTGCCCGCAACCATCGCAGCGGGTTGCGATATGTTCCTGTTCTTCCGGAACCCCGAGGAGGACTTCGGTTACATGCTGGATGGCTATAAGTCCGGCGTGATCACCGAAGGGCGTTTGCAGGATGCCTTGCGGCGGATTCTTGGCTTGAAGGCGAGCCTCGGGCTGCACCTCGCCTCCCGGGAATCGTTGGTGCCGTCAGCCGAAGCCTTGGCGGTGATCGGCAGTGAAGCACACCGTGAGATCGCTGCAGAAGTGGCTGAAAAGACCGTCACGCTGGTGAAAGACACTGCGGGTAACTTGCCCATCTCAGCTCAAACGCATCCGCGGATCCGCCTCTATGGCATTTCTGGTGGCGCTGACTTCACGCGGGCTGACCCGCTCGCGTACCTGGACACCGTCCGGGAAGAGCTGGAAGCTGCAGGTTTTGAGGTCAGTGTGTTCAAGACTGCCGAGCAGCGCGAAGGAGCAGGGGAGTCCGGCATGAACTTCATGCGGGTACTGTCCGAAGAGGCCACGGGCGATTACGCGGAGCGCTACGACGCCGCCTTCGTCTTCGCCAACGTCAAAGGCTTTGCGCAGGAGGCTTCCATTCGGATCAAGTGGTCTTCGCCGATGGCGGCCGAGATTCCCTGGTACGCCACGGAAGTTCCCACGGTGTTTGTCTCACTGAACCAACCGAACCATTTGATCGACGTACCCATGGTCAGGACCGTCATTCACGCACACGCGGCAACGCGCGAGGCCATCCGCGCCACCATCCAAAAGATCCAAGGGAAGTCCGAATTCCAGGGAACGTTCAACCAGAACGTCTTCTGCGATTCGTTCGACACCCGCCTCTGAACTGAAGCGTCAGCCCGGCACTGCCCACGAGGCGGTGCCGGGCTTTTCTTTTCGCGCATGGATTCATTTGTCTGCGGGGACGCCAATTGTGAACGCTAACAACGTTTCAAGTCAAGACCTTGGCCCCCAGTAGGAGGCTGCAACCATTT contains the following coding sequences:
- a CDS encoding mannitol dehydrogenase family protein produces the protein MSAELPRLGRDVMPQPKAPVRMVHLGLGAFHRSHQAWYTQHAGDAGKWGIASFTGRRPDAAEVLAAQDGLFTIVERSDAGDSFEVVRSIVEAVDGADVQRLVELVAATQTAVVTLTITEAAYGFGADDVTLLRAGEKPTTPLGRLVRGLAARRDADAGPLAVVSCDNLSDNGNVARHAVANLAREVDAGLADWIDANVSFVSTSVDRITPRTTADDVQLVARKCGYRDEAPVVAEPFRNWVLSGDFPAGRPRWEDAGALFVDHIEPYENRKLWLLNGAHSILAYAGQLRGHTTVAEALADPVCLHAVEEFWDEASRHLAGDDLRIPEYRAALLDRFGNSRIAHHLAQIAMDASTKLRMRAIPVLRAERAAGRSGEGAARMIAAWAAYVDSNPGLQDPQSEAVAVANKEVGSERIAALVALLDAELARDSAVVELVHKLSISFAPEVSANAGTAA
- the uidB gene encoding glucuronide transporter, encoding MKKLSKLSIAGYGAGDAANNLAFTTATMFLLVYYTDVAGISAAAAGTLLLVVRIFDAFADVFAGRMVDRSYSKRFGKFRPFIMFGSIPLLLLSVATFSVPQLGETGTLLYAYVSYAALGLAYSLVNIPYGSLAGAMTQDPGERAKLGSARTVGALLVGSALGIFVAPLIKPGADLQATFTTITLAFVVIGAALYFFTVLTARERVHRTVPNVSFKQSMDTLRTNRPLLMLCLSSFLFLTGYMALSSVQLYYLRDVLGRLDLFPVVAIVQLVMTLALAPLMPRLVRKLGKKNVYMAAGALSMVGGAIVFFSPPSMVWVGFTGLVVSLLGVMAVNIVVWALEADTVEYGEWKTGVRTEGITYALFSFTRKTGQAVGGALAAYCLAVGGYKSGTVQSAEAMQGIQFAAGALPAIMTILAIAVMAKYKLTDAVHAQIVGEIRARRSEEALKVSQKD
- the manD gene encoding D-mannonate dehydratase ManD, which encodes MKIIAAEVFVTSPSRNFVTLRITTEDGVTGIGDATLNGRELAVAAYLKEHVAQLLIGKDPHRIEDTWQFLYRSSYWRRGPVTMAAIAAVDMALWDIKGKFAGMPVYQLLGGASRNGLRAYGHASGADIPSLFDSVREHLELGYKSIRIQTAIPGIKAVYGVAAQAQASGERYDYEPAGRGAFPQEEDWDTRAYLRHLPTVFEAVRNEFGPEIPLLHDGHHRMTPIQAAKLGKALEPYDLFWLEDCTPAENQEGLRLVRQHTTTPLAIGEIFNTVFDFQTLIKEQLIDYVRAASTHFGGISPLKKVMDFAAQYQIKSGFHGPTDISPVGFAAQLHVGLAIHNYGIQEYMQHSDKTNEVFQQSMTFKDGYLHPGDNPGIGVEFNEEAAAAFPYQQAYLPYNRLVDGTVHDW
- a CDS encoding gluconokinase, GntK/IdnK-type, whose product is MTGKSDSGARHHIVVMGVAGCGKSTVGAALAERLGAEFLDGDSLHPQANIEKMASGTPLNDDDRAPWLAEIGRRFPASDSSLVIACSALKRSYRDIIRSADPSVVFVHLHGTRELLNARMTARPGHFMPASLLDSQLATLEPLQSDEGGVVVNIAQSVEDIVDDVTSALSGKGSFLVDLTAAPFNLDDAAVEWVEATIGSMTLEEKIGQLFINHNNDYSPAYLDGVLENFHVGGMRYRPGPSSAVQEHIRYAQSKTRIPLLIASNPEMGGAGSCDDGTFVSTHLQAGSHPDKNIARQMGQVAGVETAALGCNWAFAPIVDIHYNWRNTVISTRAFGNTPDIVVERAKEYFDGISESPTVCAMKHFPGDGIDERDQHVVTSYNTLGYDEWNKTYGHVYREMIGHGVQSIMVGHIGAPEVSRHFRPGLADSEVLPATLAPELLQDLLRGELGFNGLVLTDASLMVGLTQAMKRRDLVPATIAAGCDMFLFFRNPEEDFGYMLDGYKSGVITEGRLQDALRRILGLKASLGLHLASRESLVPSAEALAVIGSEAHREIAAEVAEKTVTLVKDTAGNLPISAQTHPRIRLYGISGGADFTRADPLAYLDTVREELEAAGFEVSVFKTAEQREGAGESGMNFMRVLSEEATGDYAERYDAAFVFANVKGFAQEASIRIKWSSPMAAEIPWYATEVPTVFVSLNQPNHLIDVPMVRTVIHAHAATREAIRATIQKIQGKSEFQGTFNQNVFCDSFDTRL